In Polaribacter sp. Hel_I_88, the following proteins share a genomic window:
- a CDS encoding aminotransferase class I/II-fold pyridoxal phosphate-dependent enzyme, which produces MTTDLFDRFKKDKGPLGKWAEQAEGYYVFPKLEGPISNRMSFNGKKVVTWSINDYLGLANHPEVLKVDGEAAAEHGMAYPMGARMMSGHTPIHEQLERECAEFVHKEKAYLLNFGYQGIMSAIDALVTKNDIIVYDMDTHACIIDGVRLHSGKRFVYRHNDMESFEKNIKRAAKMAEKTGGGILVISEGVFGMRGEQGRLKEIIAFKKQYNFRILVDDAHGFGTLGEGGRGTGFEQGVQDDIDVYFATFAKSMAGFGAFLAGDKDVMQYLQYNMRSQTFAKSLPMAMVKGALKRLDMLRTMPELKEKLWENTRNLQSGLRAAGFDLGTTQTCITPVFLNGEIPEAMAMVNDLRENHGIFCSIVVYPVIPKGLIILRLIPTATHTQEDIDDTITAFSAIREKLQNGTYKKIAAAVV; this is translated from the coding sequence ATGACGACAGATTTATTTGATAGATTTAAAAAAGATAAAGGTCCTTTAGGAAAATGGGCAGAACAAGCAGAAGGATATTATGTTTTTCCGAAGTTAGAAGGTCCTATTTCTAATAGAATGTCTTTTAATGGTAAAAAAGTAGTTACTTGGAGTATCAATGATTATTTAGGGTTGGCAAACCACCCAGAGGTTTTAAAAGTTGATGGAGAAGCTGCTGCAGAACATGGAATGGCTTACCCAATGGGTGCTAGAATGATGTCTGGACACACACCAATTCACGAGCAATTAGAACGTGAATGTGCAGAATTTGTTCATAAAGAAAAAGCATATTTATTAAATTTTGGTTACCAGGGAATTATGTCTGCTATAGACGCTTTGGTTACCAAAAATGATATTATTGTTTATGATATGGATACACATGCCTGTATTATAGATGGTGTTCGTTTGCATTCAGGAAAACGTTTTGTATATCGACATAATGATATGGAAAGTTTTGAGAAAAACATAAAACGTGCTGCAAAAATGGCAGAAAAAACTGGAGGAGGAATTCTAGTAATTTCTGAAGGTGTTTTTGGAATGCGAGGAGAACAAGGACGTTTAAAAGAAATCATCGCTTTTAAGAAACAATACAATTTTAGAATTTTAGTAGATGATGCTCATGGTTTTGGAACTCTTGGAGAAGGAGGAAGAGGTACTGGTTTTGAGCAAGGAGTACAAGATGATATTGATGTTTACTTTGCAACATTTGCAAAATCAATGGCAGGTTTTGGTGCTTTTTTAGCTGGAGATAAAGATGTAATGCAGTATTTGCAATACAATATGCGTTCGCAAACCTTTGCTAAATCATTACCAATGGCAATGGTTAAAGGGGCTTTAAAGCGTTTGGATATGTTGCGTACTATGCCAGAGTTAAAAGAAAAATTGTGGGAAAACACAAGAAACTTACAATCTGGTTTAAGAGCAGCAGGTTTCGATTTAGGAACTACACAAACCTGTATTACTCCTGTATTTTTAAATGGAGAAATACCTGAAGCTATGGCCATGGTAAACGATCTGAGAGAAAATCACGGAATTTTCTGTTCTATTGTGGTGTACCCAGTAATACCAAAAGGTTTAATTATTTTAAGATTGATACCTACAGCAACACACACTCAAGAGGATATTGATGATACCATAACAGCTTTTTCTGCAATAAGAGAAAAGTTACA
- a CDS encoding PLP-dependent cysteine synthase family protein — protein sequence MTRNQGISNTILELVGETPMVKLQRITKHLKGTYYAKLEAFNPGLSQKDRIALHIVENAEKKGILKKGATIVETTSGNTGFSLAMIGLVKGYKCILAVSDKSSQDKIDLLKTMGAEVHVCPANVPAADPRSYYEVAKTIHKKTKNSVYINQYFNELNIEAHYRTTGPEIWEQTQGKITHLVVASGTGGTISGTGKYLKEQNPNIKVLGVDAIGSVLKKYHETGELDLNEVSPYKIEGLGKNLIPTATDFDVIDIYEKVSDKEAALAARNIVKKEGIFCGYTCGAVLQATKQYEAQDYFDENSVVVLIFPDHGSRYMNKIYSDKWMKKQGFIE from the coding sequence ATGACAAGAAATCAAGGAATTAGCAATACTATTTTAGAGTTGGTAGGAGAAACACCCATGGTAAAACTCCAAAGAATTACCAAACATTTAAAAGGTACCTACTACGCAAAACTAGAAGCCTTTAATCCTGGGTTATCTCAAAAAGATAGAATTGCGCTGCATATCGTAGAAAATGCAGAAAAAAAAGGGATTCTTAAAAAAGGAGCCACTATTGTAGAAACAACGTCTGGTAATACTGGGTTTAGTTTGGCAATGATAGGTTTGGTAAAAGGCTATAAATGTATTTTAGCAGTTTCAGATAAATCTTCTCAAGATAAAATCGATTTATTAAAAACAATGGGAGCAGAGGTACATGTTTGTCCTGCAAATGTGCCAGCAGCCGATCCAAGATCGTATTATGAGGTTGCCAAAACCATTCATAAAAAAACAAAGAATTCTGTATATATCAATCAATATTTTAACGAATTAAATATTGAAGCACATTACAGAACTACAGGTCCAGAAATTTGGGAACAAACTCAAGGTAAAATTACACATTTAGTGGTAGCAAGTGGAACAGGAGGCACTATTTCTGGAACAGGCAAGTACTTAAAAGAACAAAATCCGAACATTAAAGTTTTAGGAGTTGATGCTATTGGTTCAGTTTTAAAGAAATATCATGAAACTGGTGAGTTAGATTTAAACGAAGTTTCGCCTTATAAAATTGAAGGTTTAGGTAAAAATTTAATTCCGACTGCAACCGATTTTGATGTAATTGATATATATGAAAAAGTATCTGATAAAGAAGCTGCATTAGCAGCAAGAAACATTGTAAAAAAGGAAGGTATTTTTTGTGGATATACTTGTGGAGCAGTTCTACAAGCTACAAAACAATATGAAGCACAAGATTATTTTGATGAAAATAGTGTGGTTGTATTAATTTTTCCAGATCATGGCTCAAGATACATGAATAAGATTTACAGTGATAAATGGATGAAAAAACAAGGTTTTATTGAGTAG
- a CDS encoding S9 family peptidase, with amino-acid sequence MKSTDAKHPVAEKIPTELTKHEDVRIDNYFWMRLSDDQKLAPIKDEQTQKVVAYLEAENKYYDTVTDYTKTFQEELFHEMKGRIKEDDSSVPIKSNGYFYSTRFEIGSQYPIYSRKKETLEAEEEILFDVNEMAKDFEYYQLGGLNVSEDNKLVVFATDTVSRRQYFLRIKNLETGEIYKDIIDNTTGGSVWANDNKTIFYTKKDPKTLRSEKIFRHVLGTPTSEDVEVYHEKDETFGTYVTKSKSKDYIIIGSYSTLSNEAQYLDANNPTGQFTMLQERVADLEYNVSHYKDHFYLMTNKDNATNFKLMKTPVSQTTIENWVDVIPHREDTLLEDFSIYKDYLVLEERTNGLNRIRIKRWDETEDYYLPFDEETYSVGVYGDDEFDTDMIRYSYNSFTTPSSVIDFNMADKSKEIKKEQEVLGGKFNKENYKSERAWATARDGKKVAISLVYHKDTKLNKDTPLLQYAYGSYGHTVSDSFSTTRLSLLDRGFVFALAHIRGSQYLGREWYEDGKMLNKKNTFTDFIDCSKFLIENNYTSAKHLYAMGGSAGGLLMGAIINMNPELYNGIIAAVPFVDVISTMLDDSIPLTTGEYDEWGNPNDKAYYEYIKSYSPYDQVEAKEYPNMLVTTGYHDSQVQYWEPAKWVAKLRELKTDTNLLMLHTNMEAGHGGASGRFEALKETAKDYTFFLALENKVAIEEIKI; translated from the coding sequence ATGAAGAGTACTGATGCAAAGCATCCTGTAGCCGAAAAAATACCAACTGAATTAACAAAACACGAAGACGTAAGAATAGATAACTATTTTTGGATGCGTTTGTCTGATGATCAAAAATTGGCGCCTATAAAAGATGAACAAACTCAAAAAGTGGTTGCTTACTTAGAAGCCGAAAATAAGTATTATGATACTGTAACTGACTATACAAAAACGTTTCAAGAAGAATTATTTCATGAAATGAAAGGCAGAATTAAAGAAGATGATTCTTCTGTGCCTATAAAAAGTAATGGTTATTTTTATAGCACACGTTTCGAAATTGGAAGTCAATACCCAATTTATAGCAGAAAAAAAGAAACGTTAGAAGCTGAAGAAGAAATTTTGTTTGATGTGAATGAAATGGCAAAAGACTTTGAGTATTATCAATTAGGAGGTTTAAATGTTTCTGAAGATAATAAACTGGTTGTTTTTGCCACTGATACTGTAAGTAGAAGACAATATTTTTTACGAATTAAAAACTTGGAAACAGGCGAAATTTATAAAGATATCATCGATAATACAACAGGAGGTTCTGTTTGGGCAAATGATAATAAAACCATTTTTTACACCAAAAAAGATCCAAAAACTTTACGAAGCGAAAAAATTTTCAGACATGTTTTAGGCACACCAACATCAGAAGATGTAGAAGTGTATCATGAAAAAGATGAAACTTTTGGAACGTATGTAACCAAATCAAAATCTAAAGACTACATAATTATTGGTTCTTACAGTACACTTTCTAACGAAGCTCAGTATTTAGATGCCAATAATCCAACTGGTCAATTTACCATGTTGCAAGAAAGAGTAGCAGATTTAGAATATAACGTTTCTCATTATAAAGATCATTTTTATTTAATGACGAATAAAGACAATGCTACTAATTTTAAGTTGATGAAAACACCAGTTTCTCAAACAACGATAGAGAATTGGGTAGATGTTATTCCTCATAGAGAAGATACTTTATTAGAAGATTTCTCAATTTATAAAGACTATTTAGTTTTAGAAGAACGTACAAATGGTTTGAATAGAATCCGAATAAAACGTTGGGATGAAACTGAAGATTATTATTTACCTTTTGATGAAGAAACCTATTCAGTTGGTGTGTATGGAGATGATGAATTTGACACAGATATGATAAGATATTCTTACAATTCTTTTACAACTCCAAGTTCTGTCATCGATTTTAATATGGCAGATAAATCCAAAGAAATAAAAAAAGAACAAGAAGTTTTAGGAGGAAAGTTTAACAAAGAAAATTACAAAAGCGAACGTGCTTGGGCAACAGCTAGAGATGGAAAAAAAGTTGCGATTTCTTTGGTATATCATAAAGATACAAAGTTAAACAAAGACACACCATTACTACAATATGCTTATGGTTCTTATGGGCATACAGTTTCCGATAGTTTTTCTACAACGCGTTTAAGTTTGTTAGATAGAGGTTTTGTTTTTGCATTAGCGCATATTAGAGGAAGTCAATATTTAGGACGCGAATGGTATGAAGATGGTAAAATGTTGAACAAAAAAAATACATTTACAGACTTTATAGATTGCTCTAAATTTTTAATTGAAAATAATTACACATCTGCCAAACATTTATATGCAATGGGTGGCTCTGCAGGAGGTTTGTTAATGGGTGCTATTATAAATATGAACCCTGAATTATATAATGGAATTATTGCTGCTGTACCTTTTGTTGATGTAATTTCTACGATGTTAGATGATTCCATTCCTTTAACTACAGGAGAATATGATGAGTGGGGAAATCCTAATGATAAAGCGTATTATGAGTATATAAAATCATATTCACCTTATGATCAAGTAGAAGCAAAAGAATATCCAAATATGCTGGTAACAACAGGTTATCACGATTCTCAAGTACAATATTGGGAACCTGCAAAATGGGTTGCTAAACTAAGAGAACTTAAAACAGATACTAATTTGTTGATGTTGCACACCAATATGGAAGCAGGTCATGGAGGAGCTTCTGGCCGATTTGAAGCTTTAAAAGAAACTGCAAAAGATTATACATTTTTCTTAGCATTAGAAAATAAAGTTGCTATAGAAGAGATTAAAATTTAA
- a CDS encoding YbaB/EbfC family nucleoid-associated protein produces MFGDMSGMMQKIKDAQKKVEETKVRLDSVLVNETGADGKIKVTLTANREIKSISIDDALLNDKEELEDFLIITLNKAIAKASQINEHEMAVAAKAGMPNIPGMDMFK; encoded by the coding sequence ATGTTTGGAGATATGTCTGGAATGATGCAGAAAATTAAAGATGCTCAAAAAAAAGTAGAAGAAACTAAAGTACGTTTAGATTCTGTTTTGGTTAATGAAACTGGTGCAGATGGAAAAATAAAAGTAACTTTAACTGCTAATAGAGAAATAAAATCGATTTCAATTGATGATGCTCTACTTAATGATAAAGAGGAATTAGAAGATTTTTTAATCATCACCTTAAATAAAGCTATTGCAAAAGCATCGCAAATTAACGAACATGAAATGGCTGTTGCTGCAAAAGCTGGCATGCCAAATATTCCTGGAATGGATATGTTTAAATAA
- a CDS encoding DUF2752 domain-containing protein: MLPCFSKTLFGIECLGCGFQRSFLMLLQGDFLGSFKMYPAIFTLLGLFLFILINFKAKFKQSKKIISSLAYLNLSIMIINYLIKINY; this comes from the coding sequence ATGTTACCTTGTTTTAGCAAAACCCTTTTTGGGATTGAGTGTTTGGGTTGTGGTTTTCAACGCTCTTTTTTAATGTTACTTCAAGGTGATTTTTTAGGATCTTTTAAGATGTATCCTGCAATTTTTACATTATTAGGTTTATTCTTGTTTATTTTGATAAATTTTAAAGCAAAATTTAAGCAATCAAAAAAAATAATTAGTAGTTTAGCGTACTTGAACTTATCAATTATGATTATAAACTATCTTATAAAAATTAACTATTAA
- a CDS encoding CCC motif membrane protein, producing MKKLSTTLIYILSSLSLLCCCFAGLGILLALPSFLIANKKLKEAHEFPDEYDFDAVKAMKTAKTFALVALSINGLYFIYSIYSLATTDWDTFMNEFNSQMEKYQ from the coding sequence ATGAAAAAACTAAGCACAACTTTAATTTACATACTATCATCCTTAAGTTTACTTTGCTGCTGCTTTGCAGGTCTTGGAATTTTATTAGCACTTCCTTCTTTTTTAATTGCCAATAAAAAATTAAAAGAAGCACATGAATTTCCTGATGAGTATGATTTTGACGCCGTAAAAGCAATGAAAACAGCTAAAACATTTGCATTAGTTGCGTTGAGTATTAATGGGTTGTATTTTATCTATAGCATCTATAGTCTTGCAACTACAGACTGGGATACTTTTATGAATGAATTTAATTCGCAAATGGAAAAATACCAATAG
- a CDS encoding AsmA family protein, translating to MNTEKNKKSIGKRILKWGVSILLIILIALVSIPFLFKDKIVQMVTNTINNNINATVTFKETDLSLFTNFPLASITVSDIAVTNKAPFLGDTLYSAKQLNFSMKITELLKKADEVIELKSIATNDGQVNIIFNKENVGNYDIAIAKDETNSTATNSSFSFDIQEYELKNMKFVYLDRSSNMKVTVNDINHTGKGNFAQDVLDLDTKSTANLSFDMDSVNYLNNVAISLDAVLGIDLKNSKYTFKDNTGFINQLPLEFDGFIQLVDENQLYDINFKTPTSEFKNLLALLPAQYSGNLNAIKTEGNFDLKGSVNGILSTERIPAFDITFSSKNAMFKYDDLPKAVRNITIDAKIINKTGNTDDTYVNVEKLNFKIDEDAFTANGNIANLTTNPKVNLAAKGNINLANISKAYPVKLEQELAGILKADVTTSFDMEAIEKGNYQNIKNTGTISLNDFKYDGKDVANPFYITKTAITFNTNTIKLNEFDAKTGSSDLAIDGNLNNFYGFLFNDEVLKGNFNLNSNTFKIADFLAESSNEEQTTTTSALKIPAFLDCTFNADAKKVVYDNINLSNVSGVIFVKDEAVNLKNLKSDVFGGKIGFDGNVSTKGNTSTFALDLKLDKINITESFSALDMLKAIAPIANTIGGNINSTINLSGNLNEDMTPNLKTITGELFGKLLDPKLNTSNSKVLSLLGNKVSFLDPNQLSLDGINAFLSFDNGIVNIKPIPLKYKDVGIEISGNHSFDNVMNYDVVFDVPVKYLGTEVTNLIAKLNPKDAAEIKNIPVKANLTGSFTSPNISTNIKDVTASLVQNLVERQKQNLLNKGKDKITDLLGLDKDKKDSTNTATPPQTNKEVTKEAAKDKIKGVLGGLFGNKKKDSVKKENQ from the coding sequence ATGAATACAGAGAAAAATAAAAAATCGATAGGGAAAAGAATTTTAAAATGGGGAGTATCGATTTTACTAATTATATTAATTGCATTGGTATCCATTCCGTTTTTATTTAAGGATAAAATTGTACAAATGGTTACCAATACCATTAACAATAACATAAATGCTACAGTTACTTTTAAAGAAACAGATTTAAGTTTATTTACCAATTTTCCACTTGCAAGTATAACCGTAAGCGATATTGCAGTAACTAATAAAGCTCCTTTTTTAGGCGATACTCTGTACAGTGCAAAACAATTAAATTTTAGCATGAAAATTACAGAATTGCTAAAAAAAGCAGATGAAGTTATTGAACTAAAAAGTATTGCAACAAATGACGGACAAGTAAATATCATCTTTAACAAAGAAAATGTTGGAAATTATGATATCGCTATTGCTAAAGACGAAACGAATTCAACAGCTACAAACAGTTCTTTTTCTTTTGATATTCAAGAATACGAATTAAAAAACATGAAGTTTGTATATCTTGATAGAAGCAGTAACATGAAAGTTACCGTAAATGATATAAACCATACAGGTAAAGGAAATTTCGCCCAAGATGTTTTAGATTTAGACACAAAATCTACCGCAAATTTATCTTTTGATATGGATAGCGTAAATTACTTAAACAACGTAGCTATTTCTTTAGATGCTGTTTTAGGAATCGACTTAAAAAACAGTAAATACACCTTTAAAGATAATACAGGATTTATCAATCAATTACCTTTAGAGTTTGATGGTTTTATTCAATTAGTTGATGAAAATCAATTATATGATATCAACTTTAAAACACCAACATCAGAATTTAAAAATCTTTTAGCATTGTTACCAGCACAATATTCTGGAAATTTAAATGCTATAAAAACCGAAGGAAATTTTGATTTAAAAGGATCTGTAAATGGTATTTTATCTACAGAAAGAATTCCTGCTTTTGATATTACATTTTCATCAAAAAACGCCATGTTTAAATATGATGACTTGCCAAAAGCGGTTAGAAACATAACTATTGATGCCAAAATTATCAACAAAACAGGAAACACAGACGATACCTATGTAAACGTAGAAAAATTAAATTTTAAGATTGATGAAGATGCGTTTACTGCCAATGGAAATATTGCCAATTTAACCACCAATCCAAAAGTAAATTTAGCAGCAAAAGGGAACATCAATTTAGCCAATATTAGCAAAGCATATCCTGTAAAATTAGAACAAGAATTAGCTGGAATTCTAAAAGCAGATGTAACTACAAGTTTTGATATGGAAGCTATTGAAAAAGGCAATTATCAAAATATAAAAAATACAGGAACTATTTCTCTAAACGATTTTAAATATGATGGAAAAGATGTAGCAAATCCTTTTTACATAACCAAAACAGCCATAACCTTCAATACAAATACTATAAAATTAAATGAGTTTGATGCAAAAACAGGAAGTTCTGATCTTGCAATTGATGGAAATTTAAATAATTTTTACGGATTTTTATTTAATGATGAAGTTTTAAAAGGGAATTTCAACCTAAACTCGAATACTTTTAAAATAGCTGATTTCTTAGCAGAAAGCTCAAATGAAGAACAAACTACCACAACATCAGCCTTAAAAATACCCGCTTTTTTAGATTGTACATTTAATGCGGATGCAAAAAAAGTGGTGTATGATAATATTAATTTAAGCAATGTTTCTGGCGTTATTTTCGTAAAAGATGAAGCTGTAAACCTTAAAAATTTAAAATCTGATGTTTTTGGAGGTAAAATAGGTTTTGATGGAAACGTTTCAACAAAAGGAAATACTTCCACTTTTGCTCTTGATTTAAAGCTAGATAAAATAAATATTACTGAATCTTTTAGTGCTTTAGATATGCTAAAAGCAATAGCTCCAATTGCCAATACAATTGGAGGTAACATAAACTCTACGATTAATCTTTCTGGGAATTTAAATGAAGATATGACTCCGAATTTAAAAACCATTACTGGAGAATTATTTGGAAAACTTTTAGATCCTAAACTAAACACAAGCAACTCGAAAGTATTGAGTTTGTTAGGAAATAAAGTTTCTTTTTTAGATCCTAATCAATTGAGTTTAGATGGCATTAATGCTTTTTTATCTTTTGATAATGGTATTGTAAATATCAAACCTATTCCTTTAAAGTATAAAGATGTGGGTATAGAAATTTCTGGAAATCATAGTTTTGATAATGTGATGAATTATGATGTTGTTTTTGATGTGCCTGTAAAATATTTAGGAACAGAAGTTACCAATTTAATTGCAAAGTTAAATCCAAAAGATGCAGCAGAGATTAAAAACATTCCTGTAAAAGCAAACTTAACAGGTAGTTTTACAAGCCCTAATATTTCCACAAATATAAAAGATGTAACTGCTAGTTTAGTTCAGAATTTGGTGGAAAGACAAAAGCAAAACTTACTAAACAAAGGGAAAGATAAAATAACTGATTTATTAGGTTTGGATAAAGATAAAAAAGATTCTACGAATACTGCAACTCCTCCACAAACTAATAAAGAGGTAACAAAAGAAGCTGCTAAAGATAAAATTAAAGGTGTTTTAGGTGGGCTTTTTGGAAATAAGAAGAAAGATAGTGTGAAGAAAGAAAATCAATAG
- a CDS encoding DUF5362 family protein, translating to MPSPITQLEQLVVTSKSKSFLREIARWTFFFSILGFISIALTLIGAILIATVYAPMLNMVSQQQGLPAIGLPLAIMYVVSALLYFMPVWYLFKFSRKMKSALATKNDDVLADAFENLKSHFKYIGVLTIIVISLYVLLIVFSIVAGSLV from the coding sequence ATGCCAAGTCCAATTACGCAATTAGAGCAGTTAGTTGTAACCTCAAAATCTAAAAGCTTTTTAAGAGAAATAGCAAGATGGACTTTCTTCTTTTCTATTTTAGGTTTTATTAGTATTGCACTTACATTAATTGGAGCAATTTTAATAGCAACTGTGTATGCACCCATGTTAAATATGGTTTCTCAACAACAAGGTTTGCCAGCTATAGGTTTGCCATTAGCAATTATGTACGTTGTTTCGGCTTTGCTGTATTTTATGCCAGTTTGGTATTTGTTTAAATTTTCTAGAAAAATGAAATCGGCATTAGCAACCAAAAATGATGATGTACTTGCAGATGCTTTTGAAAACTTAAAATCACACTTTAAATATATTGGTGTTTTAACCATTATTGTAATTTCTCTATATGTGCTTTTGATTGTTTTTTCAATAGTAGCTGGATCTTTAGTTTAG
- the rocD gene encoding ornithine--oxo-acid transaminase — protein sequence MTVLDKLSSQQAIELEEKHGAHNYHPLPVVLSRGEGVHVWDAEGKKYYDFLSAYSAVNQGHCHPKIVDAMTNQAKTLSLTSRAFYNDMLGKYEKFATELFGFDKLLPMNTGAEAVETALKIARKWAYEVKGIKENKAEIIVCENNFHGRTTTIISFSNDPVARKNFGPYTKGFIKIEYDNLQELQETLESSNNIAAFLVEPIQGEAGVFVPSEGYLAAAKKMCEDHNVLFIADEVQTGIARTGRLLATCGNCSCEDKNCSGTPEVKPDILILGKALSGGAYPVSAVLANDAVMNVISPGNHGSTFGGNPIAAAVAIAALQVVADENLADNADKLGIIFREELSKFAETNHLVKSVRGKGLLNAILINDTEDSSTAWDICLKLRDNGLLAKPTHGNIIRFAPPLVMNEEQLRDCISIITKTISEFK from the coding sequence ATGACTGTTTTAGACAAATTAAGTTCGCAACAAGCGATTGAATTAGAAGAAAAACATGGTGCTCACAACTATCATCCACTTCCTGTGGTTTTAAGTAGAGGAGAAGGTGTACATGTTTGGGATGCAGAAGGTAAAAAATATTATGATTTTTTATCTGCATATTCTGCTGTAAATCAAGGGCATTGTCATCCAAAAATTGTTGATGCAATGACGAATCAAGCAAAAACATTAAGCTTAACATCAAGAGCTTTTTATAATGATATGCTTGGTAAATATGAAAAATTTGCAACAGAACTTTTTGGTTTCGACAAATTATTACCAATGAATACTGGTGCAGAAGCTGTGGAAACTGCTTTAAAAATTGCCAGAAAATGGGCATATGAGGTAAAGGGAATCAAAGAAAATAAAGCAGAAATTATTGTTTGTGAAAATAATTTTCATGGAAGAACAACAACCATCATTTCTTTTTCTAACGATCCTGTTGCAAGAAAAAACTTTGGTCCTTATACAAAAGGATTTATAAAAATTGAATATGATAATCTTCAAGAATTACAAGAAACGTTAGAAAGTAGCAATAATATTGCTGCATTTTTGGTAGAACCAATTCAAGGTGAAGCTGGAGTTTTTGTACCTTCTGAAGGGTATTTAGCTGCTGCAAAAAAAATGTGTGAAGACCATAATGTACTGTTTATTGCAGATGAAGTACAAACAGGAATTGCAAGAACTGGTAGGTTATTAGCAACGTGTGGAAATTGTAGTTGTGAAGATAAAAATTGTTCTGGAACTCCAGAAGTAAAACCAGATATTTTAATTCTTGGAAAAGCTTTAAGTGGAGGCGCTTATCCTGTTTCTGCAGTTTTAGCAAATGATGCTGTTATGAATGTAATTTCACCAGGAAATCATGGTTCTACTTTTGGTGGGAATCCTATTGCTGCTGCTGTTGCCATTGCTGCTTTGCAAGTGGTTGCCGATGAAAATTTAGCTGATAATGCAGATAAATTAGGGATTATTTTCAGAGAAGAATTAAGCAAATTTGCTGAAACGAATCATTTAGTAAAATCTGTAAGAGGAAAAGGTTTGTTAAACGCAATTTTAATAAACGATACTGAAGATAGTTCTACTGCATGGGATATTTGTTTAAAATTACGTGACAATGGTTTGTTGGCAAAACCAACCCATGGAAATATTATTCGTTTTGCACCACCTTTAGTAATGAATGAAGAGCAATTAAGAGATTGTATTTCAATTATTACAAAAACAATTTCTGAGTTTAAATAA
- a CDS encoding lipocalin family protein — protein MKKTIFILLLLTAFISCKSTSTVNTKLDNKTERMLKGDWTLTSVNYPNSEYFQVNSFNIEDSKCFVNSNWSFVSNNNKGEMSLNNASSACKNFSSPLTWYINEEGNFILKIINDYKAKEVNNGFILAVNNVSESSFELVDTINVAGQTKNITYTFQRK, from the coding sequence ATGAAAAAAACCATATTCATTTTATTATTACTGACAGCTTTTATAAGTTGTAAATCAACATCCACAGTTAATACAAAATTAGACAATAAAACAGAACGAATGTTAAAAGGCGATTGGACGTTAACTTCTGTTAATTACCCAAATTCTGAATATTTTCAGGTAAATTCTTTTAATATCGAAGATTCTAAATGCTTTGTAAATAGCAATTGGAGCTTTGTTTCTAATAACAATAAAGGTGAAATGTCTCTTAACAATGCAAGTAGTGCTTGTAAAAACTTTAGCTCTCCATTAACTTGGTACATTAATGAAGAGGGTAATTTTATTTTAAAAATTATTAATGACTATAAAGCAAAAGAAGTTAACAATGGTTTTATTTTAGCAGTTAACAATGTTTCTGAATCTAGTTTTGAATTAGTTGACACTATTAATGTTGCAGGACAAACAAAAAACATCACTTATACTTTTCAAAGAAAATAA